In the Clostridium gelidum genome, TAAGTCTAGGAAGCCCATCTGGCATCATATATCTAGGAAATGCAACTCCGCTGGCTAGAAAGGTTATTATTCCAAACATATTTATGAATTGAATAATATATAGTATATTATCAATGAAAGCAGCAAAGAAAAATCCTAGAGCTGTAAGATCAATTAGAAATATAAACATTAATGTAAAATATTCTGCTAAATTTCCTCTGAGAGGTAAATCGAAACATTTATCTAAAATACATAACGTAATAAAACTTGTTAACTCAGTCAAAACAATAACCATTAAAATCCTTGCTACAAGATCCAATATATTTCTTAAACCTTTCTTGGATCTTATATTTAATAGATTTAATTTCTTTCTATTTGCTATCAACACTGGTACTATAAATGCTGCTATATAGTTGCCTTGTATAAAGTATGGTGCAAGGGTATACATAAAATACTTCATATAGCAAAGTCGAGTTTCATAAAGAGCACGTTCACCATATGAAAAGCTTGTAACAGCTTTATATGCAGTATCTGGCAACATATTATTTCCTTCAAAAACCTTTAACTGAAATCCTGCATTAACAGTTCCTAGAACTGTATTTCCATAAGCATATATATTATTTGCAACAACTATATTTGTTCCATCTACAAACATTGCAAGACTCGGAGATTTCATTTTAACAGCATCTTTATTAAAATCTTTAGGAATTACTACTCCACCACTAACTCTCCTTTCCTTTATTGTTTGTTCTAGTT is a window encoding:
- a CDS encoding ABC transporter permease, which translates into the protein MKVLRFIARDIQSIIKVCILPIFIVTIVCYVFSNIYVENIPFGVVDMDNSSLSRTIVKQLKNSPGLNVNYYADSQTELEQTIKERRVSGGVVIPKDFNKDAVKMKSPSLAMFVDGTNIVVANNIYAYGNTVLGTVNAGFQLKVFEGNNMLPDTAYKAVTSFSYGERALYETRLCYMKYFMYTLAPYFIQGNYIAAFIVPVLIANRKKLNLLNIRSKKGLRNILDLVARILMVIVLTELTSFITLCILDKCFDLPLRGNLAEYFTLMFIFLIDLTALGFFFAAFIDNILYIIQFINMFGIITFLASGVAFPRYMMPDGLPRLIESLWPFMNVALQFKNINLKGVGWDVILPSIKNGVLYAIVWFIIGIGLYSARIALDKHRSKKLLDSENEKSDLEGQIA